A genomic region of bacterium contains the following coding sequences:
- the rfaE2 gene encoding D-glycero-beta-D-manno-heptose 1-phosphate adenylyltransferase gives MRVDRTLLKILPRERLAEVASELHQKGEQIVFTNGCFDVIHAGHARYLRNAKAIGDYLIVGINTDDSVRKLKGENRPIMQEQDRAELIASLECVDYVTLFGEDTPVEIIRLIKPNIHVKGGDYKGKTLPEEAAVNENGGKVVIVPLVEGRSTTNVIDRIAELNGKEE, from the coding sequence ATGAGAGTTGATCGCACCCTTTTAAAAATTCTTCCACGTGAGCGCCTGGCTGAAGTGGCATCGGAACTCCATCAAAAAGGGGAGCAAATTGTGTTCACAAATGGCTGCTTTGATGTAATCCATGCAGGACATGCACGATATCTTCGCAATGCCAAAGCTATAGGCGATTATTTAATCGTTGGAATTAATACCGACGATTCAGTTCGAAAACTCAAAGGCGAAAATCGCCCGATTATGCAAGAACAAGACCGCGCCGAACTTATTGCCAGCCTCGAATGCGTGGATTATGTCACCCTATTCGGTGAAGATACCCCTGTCGAAATTATCCGTCTTATCAAACCCAATATTCACGTAAAAGGCGGTGACTACAAAGGCAAAACTCTCCCAGAAGAGGCCGCGGTTAACGAAAACGGCGGTAAAGTCGTTATCGTCCCCCTAGTAGAAGGCCGTTCCACCACCAACGTAATCGACCGAATTGCCGAGCTGAATGGGAAAGAAGAGTAG